A genomic stretch from Planctomycetota bacterium includes:
- a CDS encoding sugar phosphate nucleotidyltransferase: MKGVILAGGTGSRLFPLTTVTNKHLLPVYKKPMIYYPLECMAKAGIEEVMLVCGGNNAGDYIRLLGNGHEFGLKHLTYTYQPDATGIAAALGLCERYVDGEPIMLILGDNVLEYSIKQQADNFRQQLAGNDGRGAKILLAEVDNPKAYGVAEMDGETVKGIIEKPDNPKSNKAVIGVYFYDGHVFDIVKTLKPSGRGELEITDVNNAYIDAGTMTADAVHGWWGDCGENLDFYHEAGKKIAEIGANKDV; encoded by the coding sequence TCACGAACAAGCACCTGCTGCCGGTCTACAAGAAGCCGATGATCTACTACCCCCTCGAATGCATGGCCAAGGCCGGCATCGAGGAGGTCATGCTCGTCTGTGGCGGCAACAACGCCGGCGACTACATCCGACTCCTCGGCAACGGGCACGAGTTCGGGCTCAAGCACCTGACCTACACATACCAGCCCGACGCCACCGGCATCGCCGCGGCGCTGGGGCTCTGTGAGCGGTATGTCGACGGCGAGCCGATCATGCTGATCCTGGGCGACAACGTCCTCGAATACAGCATCAAGCAGCAGGCCGATAACTTCCGTCAGCAGCTCGCTGGCAACGACGGCCGCGGGGCGAAGATCCTGCTCGCCGAGGTCGACAATCCCAAGGCCTACGGCGTCGCCGAGATGGACGGCGAGACCGTCAAAGGCATCATCGAAAAGCCCGACAACCCCAAGAGCAACAAGGCCGTCATCGGCGTCTACTTCTACGACGGCCACGTGTTCGACATCGTCAAGACGCTCAAGCCGTCCGGCCGGGGCGAGCTCGAGATCACCGACGTCAACAACGCGTACATCGACGCCGGCACCATGACCGCCGACGCCGTCCACGGCTGGTGGGGCGACTGCGGCGAGAACCTCGACTTCTACCACGAGGCCGGCAAGAAGATCGCGGAGATCGGTGCCAACAAGGACGTCTGA